The Bifidobacterium eulemuris genome includes a window with the following:
- a CDS encoding type I polyketide synthase: MTDTFFLSRLAAEPHALAFAGQSTPWIAALADLTSDPTLDEMLRDHAVAADRLLAPVAADLLATTGRPVDLFGFAPDSARLGAAADASVSVEGIALTQLGALADAANLGYDVASAQPVAVLGHSQGILAVHIVDAIRATGSIEAARDEIVAILAIARLIGVAGTRQARALGLAAKRGDATPMLSAKGVSREQAETLIARVARARGPISIAVTNAADHMVLSGHPEDLAAFAVEVEKEHKHQAKLRDEKVRGGSVFDPVLEYLDVTLPFHSPLMADAVEQSVAWAGAAGLDESRARTLAEEVLVNHVDWAGRVRALLESTDPASLWIVDMGPGVTLGKLVSNLVQGTGVGVVEADTIAARATLATLDGEPERTQNWHDFAPRVLSTPAGDKILTKFSELTGKPPVLLPGMTPTTVEPELVAAAANAGYWAELAGGGQVTAEVFDRHIARLEELLEEGRTVEFNAMFMDRYLWNLQFGSSHIVTKKRASGAPIDGVVVSAGIPELDEAVELVRSLQADGLPYVSFKPGTVDQIRQVVRIAKAVAPTTILVQVEGGSAGGHHSWESLDDLLINTYAEVRACENLVLVAGGGIGTPERAADYISGQWARAYDLPDMPVDGVLVGTAVMTAKEAHTSPQVKELLVNTPGITSFEKNPDPFAPRGEQWVPAGGSVGGVASGLSHLHADIYEVENASAACGRLLVHVMKHPEELESRRGEIIDALNATAKPYFGDLAAMTYLSWARRFAELSFPWADETYADRFLHLLQRIEARVSAQDSGEFASLFASRADVESDPFAAIERLAAAYPQADEITVTAADVAWFPVLVREYPKPMPFVPVIDNDLLRWWGQDQLWQSEDPRYSADSVRIIPGPIAVAGITTKDEPVADILGRFETAALERVRGMVGEATAAESELGAAASVEEFIRKSPNISWVGHLTSNPAFGTETGDEHYEIRAVDGKDGEYDLDIHLDTFWDGDPDGGASKHAVRDIVIPLTVRSGETGLLPVVNRERLVGHVYDMLAATAGIGNTAITGDKLEAMPVIEGAGADAPFGVARASYTLSANLGFDHEAATAGTLPGLVTSRIAPDALVGPAWPAIYAALGSVVVKGYPVIEGLLNAVHLDHLIELEVSEDELLEHVGETITLTSWAEDYFESASGRVVTIHVTHTAADGAVLARETERFAIRGRVFSDALPSEVPEYGDLPRFAEAYKQVARGEGQSSGLSADGDIRFETVEPTPRRMLRRVKVKAPHEMTAFARTSGDFNPIHTSVRGSRISGLADPLVHGMWLSATAQHVAQAVDEKGAHYEIAGWTYNMYGMVQLDDEVEISVERVGKVRHGGLALEVTCRIDGQLVSRATAIARAPKSAFVYPGQGIQSQGMVLDERAKSPAARDVWERADQLTRSRLGFSILGLVRDNPKELTANGVTYRHPEGLLNLTQFTQVALATVAFAQTARLREAGADIWPAYFAGHSLGEYNALSSFADVIPLETVLELVFHRGSTMHHLIERDAQGRSNYRMGALRPNQFGVDDAHVRQYVASVAEASGEFLEIVNYNLAGQQYAVAGTIAGLKALQADSARRVAEYGGRKAFMLVPGIDVPFHSTLLRKGVPEFRDKLDALLPAYIDYRGRLEGRYIPNLVAAPFEMTREFAAKILEVVPSERIQAALDDPAVWDSYAADDQKLGRLLLTELLSWQFASPVRWIETQALLFGSETQGGLGVEEYVEVGLGNSPTLANLASKTLGLPEFAGRDVTVYNVGRDEGRVYMTDADSLAAEVEDEVEEVASGEGAASAVAPTPVAQAVPAAAVPVAETSAPASGAVLGSSIVDIPFKASDAIAMLLAYSAKVRPDQIGGNDTTDTLTNGVSSRRNQLLMDISSELGVASVDGAAEASIDALSALVNKVAPNYKAFGPVLSDIVRDRVRGLLGAAGIKVAGVEHRVTDTWQLGAGWASHVVAALVLETREGASSRGGELAGLPTAAASNASAANELIDAAVQKVAAANGVNVALPSAGGAAGGAVVDSAALNAFAEQVTGPNGVLASTARFILGELGVSAPVAETESDENAAVVAAVEAELGSDWPKQVEPRFDADKAILFDDRWASAREDLARAFYDDDASALSGSFAGLGKAVVDEAKWFAAKAQSADNRELAEAFDRVANDALISLHSAESSQTRFAGDIAVVTGVAPNSIAAQVVVGLLAGGATVIATSHSFKPSVKAWAKQAYREHATGEAKLWLVPANLSSYRDVDALVNWVGNVQKKTSGATTTILKEAYEPSLFFPFAAPPVRGTLADSGELFESQARLMLWGVERAIAGFSAIGADTNVQHKLHVILPGSPNRGIFGGDGAYGEVKSAFDAIVNRARAEKTWSERVTFAHPRIGWVRGTGLMGGNDPLVEVVERHGLKTYSTEEISVKLLDLASRESREQAALAPIDADLTGGLGGEPIDIKALRAEAMADMASKESEQKSETASEAKQSGVLIKALPSPHTPTQPKVDLADWQSVTARPEDQIVIVSVGELGPWGSGRTRFEAELGIHSDGTVDLSAGAVLELAWNMGLLSWQDSPTPGWYDADGTLVPEEDIHERYHDEVVARSGIRPFEEGMGSDYKDGADEEEAEVFLDHDVTFAVPTEAIAKEYVKLDETHTTIAPDAESGEWSVTRHAGSMIRVPRRATMTRTVGGQFPTGFDPVKWGIPASMVGAVDPIALWNIVTTVDAYLSAGFTPTEVLQAVHPSMVASTQGTGFGGMHSMRKLYLDRFLNHEIPTDILQEALPNVVAAHVMQSYIGGYGNMIQPVSACATAAVSLEEGFDKIALGKADFVVTGAIDDIGVESVIGFGNMNATANSAEMYGKGIDARFFSRANDRRRGGFLESQGGGTVLLTRGDIALKMGLPVAGVVGYIHSFADGAHTSIPAPGLGALAAGLGGRDSKLARDLAKLGVTPDDIAVVSKHDTSTNANDPNESELHNTLAHAIGRTEGNPLFVISQKTVTGHAKGGACIFQVNGLTQLFGSGVVPANAALDCVDPKLERDDHMVWVTKPLNIGAAGPVKAGLATSLGFGHVSGFAAIVNPGAFEAAVANTAGLEALEAWRGRANARLAAGQRRLEEGMMGHAALYEPIDNRRFHENGRGYDAHEVEKAMLLDPSARLGANGYFEV; this comes from the coding sequence ATGACAGACACCTTCTTCCTCAGCCGTCTCGCCGCCGAGCCGCACGCGCTCGCCTTCGCCGGCCAGTCCACGCCGTGGATCGCCGCGCTCGCCGACCTGACGTCCGACCCCACACTCGACGAGATGCTGCGCGACCATGCCGTCGCGGCGGACCGTCTGCTCGCCCCCGTGGCTGCCGACCTGCTCGCCACCACGGGACGCCCGGTCGACCTGTTCGGCTTCGCGCCTGACTCCGCACGCCTCGGCGCGGCCGCCGACGCCAGCGTCTCGGTCGAAGGCATCGCCCTGACCCAGCTGGGCGCGCTGGCCGACGCCGCCAACCTCGGCTACGACGTCGCCTCCGCTCAGCCGGTGGCCGTGCTCGGACACTCGCAGGGCATCCTCGCCGTGCATATCGTCGACGCGATTCGCGCCACCGGTTCGATCGAAGCCGCGCGTGACGAAATCGTCGCGATTCTAGCCATCGCCCGACTGATCGGCGTGGCCGGCACCCGCCAGGCCCGCGCGCTGGGACTGGCCGCCAAGCGCGGCGACGCCACCCCGATGCTGTCGGCCAAGGGCGTGAGCCGCGAACAGGCCGAAACGCTGATCGCCCGCGTGGCCCGCGCCCGCGGCCCGATTTCCATCGCCGTGACCAACGCCGCCGACCACATGGTGCTTTCCGGCCACCCCGAGGACCTCGCCGCCTTCGCCGTCGAAGTCGAGAAGGAGCACAAGCATCAGGCCAAGCTGCGCGACGAGAAGGTGCGCGGCGGCTCCGTGTTCGACCCCGTGCTCGAATACCTCGACGTGACCCTGCCGTTCCACTCGCCGCTGATGGCCGACGCCGTCGAACAGTCCGTCGCCTGGGCCGGTGCCGCCGGACTCGACGAATCCCGCGCCCGCACCCTCGCCGAAGAGGTCCTCGTCAACCATGTGGATTGGGCCGGCCGCGTGCGCGCGCTGCTCGAATCCACCGACCCGGCCTCCCTGTGGATCGTGGACATGGGCCCGGGCGTCACGCTCGGCAAACTCGTCTCCAATCTCGTGCAGGGCACCGGCGTGGGCGTGGTCGAAGCCGACACCATCGCCGCGCGCGCCACGCTCGCCACACTGGACGGCGAACCCGAACGCACCCAGAACTGGCATGACTTCGCCCCGCGTGTGCTCAGCACGCCCGCCGGCGACAAAATCCTCACCAAATTCTCCGAGCTGACCGGCAAGCCGCCGGTGCTGCTGCCCGGTATGACGCCCACCACCGTCGAGCCGGAACTCGTCGCGGCCGCGGCGAACGCAGGCTACTGGGCCGAACTCGCCGGCGGCGGACAGGTGACCGCCGAAGTGTTCGACCGCCATATCGCCCGCCTCGAGGAACTGCTCGAAGAGGGCCGCACGGTCGAATTCAACGCGATGTTCATGGACCGCTACCTGTGGAACCTGCAATTCGGCTCCTCGCATATCGTCACCAAAAAGCGCGCTTCGGGCGCTCCGATCGACGGCGTGGTCGTCTCCGCCGGCATCCCCGAGTTGGATGAGGCCGTGGAACTCGTCAGGTCGTTGCAGGCGGACGGACTGCCCTACGTGAGCTTCAAGCCCGGCACGGTCGACCAGATCCGCCAGGTGGTGCGCATCGCCAAGGCCGTGGCCCCCACCACCATTCTCGTGCAGGTCGAAGGCGGCTCCGCCGGCGGCCACCACAGCTGGGAGTCGCTCGACGATCTGCTCATCAACACCTACGCCGAAGTGCGCGCCTGCGAGAACCTTGTGCTCGTGGCCGGCGGCGGCATCGGCACGCCGGAGCGCGCCGCCGACTACATCTCCGGCCAGTGGGCCCGCGCCTACGATCTGCCCGACATGCCCGTGGACGGCGTGCTCGTCGGCACCGCGGTGATGACCGCCAAAGAGGCGCACACCAGCCCGCAGGTCAAGGAGCTGCTCGTCAACACGCCGGGCATCACCTCCTTTGAGAAGAATCCCGACCCCTTCGCGCCCCGCGGCGAACAGTGGGTGCCGGCCGGCGGTTCCGTCGGCGGCGTAGCCTCGGGCCTGAGCCACCTGCACGCCGACATCTACGAGGTGGAGAACGCCTCCGCCGCGTGCGGACGCCTGCTCGTGCACGTCATGAAGCACCCCGAAGAGCTGGAATCGCGCCGCGGCGAGATCATCGACGCGCTGAACGCCACCGCCAAGCCGTATTTCGGCGACCTTGCCGCCATGACCTATCTGTCGTGGGCGCGCCGCTTCGCCGAACTGTCGTTCCCGTGGGCCGACGAGACCTACGCCGACCGATTCCTGCATCTGCTGCAGCGCATCGAAGCCCGCGTGAGCGCGCAGGACAGCGGCGAATTCGCCTCGCTGTTCGCCTCGCGCGCCGACGTGGAGTCCGACCCGTTCGCCGCCATCGAGCGTCTCGCCGCCGCCTATCCGCAGGCCGACGAGATCACCGTGACCGCCGCCGACGTGGCCTGGTTCCCGGTGCTCGTGCGCGAATACCCCAAGCCCATGCCCTTCGTGCCGGTTATCGACAACGACCTGCTGCGCTGGTGGGGGCAGGACCAGCTGTGGCAGTCCGAGGATCCGCGCTATTCCGCCGACTCCGTGCGCATCATCCCCGGCCCGATCGCCGTGGCCGGCATCACCACCAAAGACGAGCCCGTCGCCGACATCCTCGGCCGTTTCGAGACGGCCGCGCTGGAACGCGTGCGCGGCATGGTCGGTGAGGCGACGGCGGCCGAATCCGAACTGGGTGCCGCCGCAAGCGTCGAGGAGTTCATCCGCAAATCCCCGAACATCTCTTGGGTGGGGCACCTGACCTCCAACCCCGCCTTCGGCACCGAAACGGGCGACGAGCATTACGAGATCCGCGCCGTCGACGGAAAGGACGGCGAATACGACCTCGACATTCACCTCGACACCTTCTGGGACGGTGATCCGGACGGCGGCGCATCCAAGCACGCCGTGCGCGACATCGTCATCCCCCTGACCGTGCGCTCCGGCGAAACCGGCCTGCTGCCGGTCGTCAACCGCGAGCGTCTCGTCGGACACGTGTACGACATGCTCGCCGCCACCGCCGGCATCGGCAACACCGCCATCACCGGCGACAAGCTCGAAGCCATGCCCGTGATTGAAGGGGCGGGTGCCGACGCGCCGTTTGGTGTGGCGCGCGCGTCTTACACCCTGTCCGCCAATCTTGGCTTCGACCATGAGGCCGCCACTGCCGGCACCCTGCCGGGACTCGTCACCTCCCGCATCGCGCCCGACGCGCTGGTCGGCCCGGCCTGGCCGGCGATCTACGCGGCGCTCGGCTCCGTGGTCGTCAAGGGCTATCCGGTGATCGAAGGCCTGCTCAACGCGGTGCATCTCGACCACCTCATCGAACTCGAGGTGAGCGAGGACGAGCTGCTGGAGCATGTGGGCGAAACCATCACGCTGACCTCCTGGGCCGAGGACTACTTCGAATCCGCCTCCGGACGCGTCGTCACCATCCATGTGACCCACACCGCCGCCGACGGTGCCGTGCTCGCGCGCGAAACCGAACGCTTCGCCATCCGCGGACGCGTGTTCTCCGACGCGCTGCCGAGTGAGGTGCCGGAGTATGGCGACCTGCCGCGCTTCGCAGAAGCGTACAAGCAGGTCGCTCGAGGAGAAGGACAGTCCAGTGGGCTGTCCGCCGACGGAGACATCCGCTTCGAGACGGTCGAGCCCACGCCGAGGCGTATGCTGCGCCGCGTCAAGGTGAAGGCACCGCACGAGATGACCGCGTTCGCGCGCACTTCGGGCGATTTCAACCCGATCCACACCTCCGTGCGCGGCTCGCGCATCTCCGGCCTCGCGGACCCGCTCGTGCACGGCATGTGGCTTTCCGCCACCGCCCAGCATGTGGCCCAGGCCGTGGATGAGAAGGGCGCGCACTACGAGATCGCCGGCTGGACCTACAACATGTACGGCATGGTCCAGCTTGACGACGAGGTGGAGATCTCCGTCGAACGCGTCGGCAAGGTGCGCCACGGCGGCCTCGCCCTCGAAGTGACCTGCCGCATCGACGGACAGCTCGTCTCGCGCGCCACCGCCATCGCCCGCGCGCCCAAGTCCGCCTTCGTATACCCCGGACAGGGCATCCAGTCGCAGGGCATGGTGCTTGACGAACGCGCCAAATCCCCGGCCGCACGCGACGTGTGGGAGCGTGCCGACCAGCTCACCCGCTCCCGTCTCGGATTCTCGATCCTCGGACTCGTGCGCGACAATCCCAAGGAACTGACCGCCAACGGCGTCACCTACCGTCATCCGGAAGGCCTGCTCAACCTCACCCAGTTCACGCAGGTGGCGCTCGCCACCGTGGCCTTCGCCCAGACCGCGCGTCTGCGCGAAGCCGGCGCCGACATCTGGCCCGCCTACTTCGCCGGCCACTCGCTGGGCGAATACAACGCGCTGAGCTCCTTCGCCGACGTGATTCCGCTGGAAACCGTGCTGGAACTCGTGTTCCACCGCGGATCCACCATGCACCATCTCATCGAACGCGACGCGCAGGGCCGCTCCAACTACCGCATGGGCGCGCTGCGACCCAACCAGTTCGGCGTGGACGACGCGCACGTCAGGCAATACGTCGCCTCCGTGGCCGAGGCCAGCGGCGAATTCCTTGAGATCGTGAACTACAACCTCGCCGGCCAGCAGTACGCGGTGGCGGGCACCATCGCCGGACTCAAGGCGTTGCAGGCCGACTCCGCGCGTCGTGTGGCCGAATATGGCGGCAGGAAGGCGTTCATGCTGGTGCCCGGCATCGACGTGCCGTTCCATTCCACGCTGCTGCGCAAGGGCGTGCCGGAATTCCGCGACAAGCTCGACGCGCTGCTGCCGGCGTATATCGACTACCGCGGCCGCCTTGAGGGGCGCTATATTCCGAACCTCGTGGCCGCGCCGTTCGAGATGACCCGCGAATTCGCCGCGAAGATCCTCGAGGTCGTGCCCTCCGAGCGCATCCAGGCCGCGTTGGACGATCCGGCCGTGTGGGACTCCTACGCCGCCGACGACCAGAAGCTCGGACGTCTGCTGCTCACCGAACTGCTCTCCTGGCAGTTCGCCTCCCCGGTGCGCTGGATCGAAACCCAGGCTCTGCTGTTCGGCAGCGAGACGCAGGGCGGACTGGGTGTCGAGGAATACGTCGAGGTCGGCCTCGGCAATTCGCCGACGCTCGCCAACCTCGCCTCCAAGACGCTGGGTCTGCCGGAATTCGCCGGCCGCGACGTGACCGTGTACAACGTGGGCCGCGACGAGGGGCGCGTGTACATGACCGACGCCGATTCGCTGGCCGCTGAGGTGGAGGATGAGGTCGAGGAGGTTGCGTCGGGTGAGGGGGCGGCTTCTGCTGTTGCCCCGACTCCGGTTGCTCAGGCCGTGCCTGCCGCTGCGGTTCCCGTCGCCGAGACCTCCGCTCCGGCATCCGGTGCCGTTTTAGGATCGTCCATTGTCGACATCCCCTTCAAGGCCTCCGACGCCATCGCCATGCTGCTGGCCTACTCGGCCAAGGTGCGTCCCGACCAGATCGGCGGCAACGACACCACCGACACCTTGACCAACGGCGTCTCCAGCCGTCGCAACCAGCTGCTTATGGACATCAGCTCCGAGCTGGGCGTGGCCAGCGTCGACGGTGCCGCCGAGGCGAGCATCGACGCGCTGAGCGCGCTGGTCAACAAGGTGGCCCCTAATTACAAGGCCTTTGGACCGGTGCTCAGCGACATCGTGCGCGACCGCGTGCGCGGTCTGCTCGGTGCCGCCGGCATCAAGGTCGCCGGCGTGGAGCATCGCGTCACCGACACCTGGCAGTTGGGCGCGGGCTGGGCCTCGCATGTGGTCGCCGCGCTGGTGCTCGAAACCCGTGAGGGTGCAAGCTCCCGTGGCGGCGAGCTGGCCGGCCTGCCGACCGCGGCCGCGTCCAACGCCTCCGCCGCGAACGAGCTGATCGACGCGGCCGTGCAGAAGGTCGCCGCCGCCAACGGCGTGAACGTGGCCCTGCCGAGCGCCGGTGGTGCGGCCGGCGGTGCCGTGGTCGACTCCGCCGCGCTGAACGCCTTCGCCGAACAGGTAACCGGCCCCAACGGCGTGCTCGCCTCCACCGCCCGCTTCATTCTGGGCGAGCTTGGCGTGAGCGCTCCCGTGGCCGAAACCGAATCCGACGAGAACGCCGCCGTGGTGGCCGCCGTCGAAGCCGAGCTCGGCTCCGACTGGCCCAAGCAGGTCGAACCGCGTTTCGACGCCGACAAGGCCATCCTCTTCGACGACCGCTGGGCCTCCGCCCGCGAGGATCTCGCCCGCGCGTTCTACGACGACGACGCCTCCGCGCTGTCCGGCAGCTTCGCCGGACTCGGCAAGGCCGTGGTCGACGAAGCCAAGTGGTTCGCCGCCAAGGCGCAGTCCGCCGACAATCGCGAGCTGGCCGAGGCTTTCGACCGCGTGGCCAACGATGCGCTGATCTCGCTGCACTCCGCCGAGAGCTCGCAGACGCGATTCGCCGGCGACATCGCCGTGGTCACCGGCGTGGCCCCCAACTCGATCGCCGCGCAGGTGGTCGTGGGACTGCTGGCCGGCGGCGCGACCGTCATCGCCACCTCGCACAGCTTCAAGCCGAGCGTCAAGGCATGGGCCAAGCAGGCCTACCGCGAGCACGCCACCGGTGAGGCCAAGCTGTGGCTCGTGCCCGCGAACCTCTCGAGCTACCGCGATGTGGACGCCCTCGTGAACTGGGTTGGCAACGTGCAGAAGAAGACCTCCGGCGCGACCACCACCATCCTCAAGGAAGCCTACGAGCCGAGCCTGTTCTTCCCGTTCGCGGCCCCGCCGGTGCGCGGCACCCTGGCCGATTCGGGCGAACTGTTCGAATCGCAGGCGCGACTGATGCTGTGGGGCGTGGAACGCGCGATCGCCGGATTCTCGGCCATCGGCGCCGACACCAACGTGCAGCACAAGCTGCATGTGATCCTGCCCGGCTCGCCGAACCGCGGCATCTTCGGCGGCGACGGCGCGTACGGCGAGGTCAAAAGCGCGTTCGACGCGATCGTCAACCGCGCCCGCGCCGAAAAGACATGGAGCGAGCGCGTGACCTTCGCCCACCCGCGCATCGGCTGGGTGCGCGGCACCGGACTCATGGGCGGCAACGACCCGCTGGTCGAAGTCGTCGAACGCCATGGCCTCAAGACCTACTCCACCGAGGAGATCTCGGTGAAGCTGCTCGATCTGGCCTCCCGCGAATCCCGCGAACAGGCGGCGCTCGCTCCGATTGACGCCGACTTGACCGGCGGACTGGGCGGCGAGCCGATCGACATCAAGGCGCTACGCGCCGAAGCGATGGCGGACATGGCGTCGAAGGAAAGCGAACAGAAGAGCGAAACTGCCTCCGAAGCCAAGCAGTCCGGCGTGCTGATCAAGGCGCTGCCGAGTCCGCACACTCCGACCCAGCCCAAGGTGGACCTGGCCGACTGGCAGAGCGTGACCGCGCGTCCCGAAGACCAGATCGTCATCGTCTCCGTGGGCGAGCTGGGACCGTGGGGCTCCGGACGCACGCGCTTCGAAGCGGAACTCGGCATCCACTCCGACGGCACGGTCGACCTGTCCGCGGGAGCGGTGCTGGAACTCGCGTGGAATATGGGCCTGCTCTCCTGGCAGGATTCGCCCACGCCCGGCTGGTATGACGCCGACGGCACCCTCGTGCCCGAAGAGGACATCCACGAGCGCTACCATGACGAGGTCGTGGCCCGCTCCGGCATCCGCCCCTTCGAAGAGGGCATGGGATCCGACTACAAGGACGGCGCCGACGAAGAGGAGGCCGAGGTCTTCCTCGACCACGACGTGACCTTCGCCGTGCCCACCGAGGCCATCGCCAAGGAATACGTCAAGCTGGACGAGACGCACACCACCATCGCCCCGGACGCGGAATCCGGCGAATGGAGCGTGACCCGCCACGCCGGTTCGATGATCCGCGTGCCGCGCCGCGCCACCATGACCCGCACCGTCGGCGGCCAGTTCCCGACCGGCTTCGACCCGGTCAAGTGGGGCATCCCCGCCTCCATGGTCGGTGCCGTGGATCCGATCGCGCTGTGGAACATCGTCACCACCGTGGACGCCTACCTCTCCGCGGGCTTCACGCCCACCGAGGTGCTGCAGGCCGTGCACCCGTCGATGGTCGCCAGCACGCAGGGCACCGGTTTCGGCGGCATGCACTCCATGCGCAAGCTCTACCTCGACCGGTTCCTCAACCACGAAATCCCGACCGACATCCTGCAGGAGGCCCTGCCGAACGTCGTGGCCGCGCATGTGATGCAAAGCTACATCGGCGGCTACGGCAACATGATCCAGCCGGTCTCCGCCTGCGCCACCGCCGCGGTCTCGCTGGAGGAGGGCTTCGACAAAATCGCCCTCGGCAAGGCCGACTTCGTGGTCACCGGCGCGATCGACGACATCGGCGTGGAATCCGTGATCGGCTTCGGCAACATGAACGCCACCGCCAACTCCGCCGAAATGTACGGCAAGGGCATCGACGCGCGCTTCTTCTCGCGTGCGAACGACCGTCGCCGCGGCGGCTTCCTGGAATCCCAGGGCGGCGGCACCGTGCTGCTCACGCGCGGCGACATCGCCCTGAAGATGGGACTGCCGGTGGCCGGCGTGGTCGGATACATCCACTCCTTCGCGGACGGCGCGCACACCTCCATCCCCGCGCCGGGACTGGGAGCGCTCGCCGCGGGCCTCGGCGGACGCGACTCCAAGCTGGCGCGCGACCTGGCCAAGCTGGGCGTCACCCCGGACGACATCGCCGTGGTGTCCAAGCACGACACCTCCACCAACGCGAACGATCCGAACGAATCCGAGCTGCACAACACGCTCGCCCACGCCATCGGGCGTACGGAGGGCAACCCGCTGTTCGTCATCTCGCAGAAGACGGTCACGGGCCATGCGAAGGGCGGCGCCTGCATCTTCCAGGTCAACGGCCTGACCCAGCTGTTCGGCTCCGGCGTGGTTCCGGCCAACGCGGCGCTCGACTGCGTCGACCCGAAGCTGGAACGCGACGACCATATGGTGTGGGTCACCAAGCCGCTCAACATCGGTGCGGCAGGACCGGTCAAGGCCGGTCTGGCGACCTCCCTCGGCTTCGGCCATGTGAGCGGTTTCGCCGCGATCGTGAACCCGGGCGCCTTCGAAGCCGCCGTGGCCAACACCGCCGGCTTGGAGGCTTTGGAGGCTTGGCGCGGGCGAGCGAACGCGCGTCTCGCCGCCGGACAGCGCCGCCTCGAGGAGGGCATGATGGGCCACGCCGCGCTCTACGAGCCGATTGACAACCGTCGCTTCCATGAGAACGGCCGCGGCTACGACGCGCACGAGGTTGAGAAGGCCATGCTGCTCGATCCGAGTGCTCGCCTGGGCGCGAATGGCTATTTCGAGGTCTGA
- a CDS encoding acyl-CoA carboxylase subunit beta, producing the protein MTDIMDMPAVQDAVAQGGSPSGGETKTGGRAGAGAGERQPLRTAVVKAAELARDAEANARTRQHAKNKKTARERLDLLFDTGSFEEIGRFQGGDINDGKAGAAVITGFGQIYGRKVAVYAQDFSVRGGTLGTAEGEKICHLMDMALDLRVPVVALIDSGGARIQEGVAALNQYGRIFKKTCEASGYIPQISLILGPCAGGAVYCPALTDLIIMTRENSNMFVTGPDVVKAATGETISMADLGGGLVHNTVSGVAHYLGEDESDAIDYARTVLAYLPGCSDEKPPVYAYAATRADRDTAKRLAGIVPDNERQPYDMLDVVRCITDYGEFVQVQEMFGASALVGFACIEGRPVGIVANQPNVRAGILDVDSSEKVARFVRLCDAFNLPVVTLVDVPGYKPGSDQEHAGIIRRGAKVIYAYANAQVPMVTVVLRKAFGGAYIVMGSKAIGADMNFAWPSSQIAVLGAAGAVNIIHRHDLAKARDQGRDVEALRAKFIAEYEESTVNANLSLELGAIDAMIDPEQTREAIAESLRTLAGKRRRKRTTKHHGNQPL; encoded by the coding sequence ATGACCGACATCATGGATATGCCCGCCGTGCAGGACGCGGTGGCGCAAGGCGGATCCCCGTCCGGCGGCGAGACCAAGACCGGCGGACGGGCTGGGGCCGGCGCGGGCGAGAGGCAGCCGCTGCGCACGGCCGTCGTCAAAGCCGCGGAGCTCGCGCGCGACGCCGAAGCCAACGCCCGCACGCGCCAGCACGCCAAAAACAAGAAAACCGCGCGCGAACGCCTCGACCTGCTGTTCGACACCGGCTCCTTCGAGGAGATCGGCCGCTTCCAAGGCGGCGACATCAACGACGGCAAGGCCGGCGCGGCCGTCATCACCGGCTTCGGCCAGATCTACGGACGCAAGGTCGCCGTCTACGCGCAGGACTTCTCCGTGCGCGGCGGCACGCTCGGCACCGCGGAAGGCGAGAAGATCTGCCATCTCATGGATATGGCGCTCGACCTGCGCGTGCCCGTCGTGGCCCTGATCGACTCGGGCGGCGCGCGCATCCAGGAGGGCGTCGCCGCACTCAACCAGTACGGGCGCATCTTCAAGAAAACCTGCGAAGCCAGCGGATACATCCCCCAAATCTCGCTGATTCTCGGGCCCTGCGCGGGCGGCGCCGTCTACTGCCCGGCCCTGACCGACCTGATCATCATGACCCGCGAGAACTCGAATATGTTCGTCACCGGGCCCGACGTGGTCAAAGCCGCCACCGGCGAGACCATCTCCATGGCCGACCTCGGCGGCGGACTCGTGCACAACACCGTCTCCGGCGTGGCCCACTACCTCGGCGAGGACGAATCCGACGCCATCGACTACGCGCGCACTGTGCTCGCCTACCTGCCCGGCTGCTCCGACGAGAAACCGCCCGTCTACGCCTACGCCGCCACCCGCGCCGACCGCGACACCGCCAAACGGCTGGCCGGCATCGTGCCCGACAACGAACGCCAGCCCTACGACATGCTCGATGTGGTGCGCTGCATCACCGACTACGGTGAATTCGTGCAGGTGCAGGAGATGTTCGGCGCCTCCGCGCTCGTCGGATTCGCCTGCATCGAAGGCCGTCCGGTCGGCATCGTGGCGAACCAGCCCAACGTGCGCGCCGGCATCCTCGACGTGGACAGCTCCGAGAAGGTGGCCCGATTCGTGCGCCTATGCGACGCGTTCAACCTGCCCGTCGTCACCCTTGTGGACGTGCCCGGCTACAAGCCCGGCTCCGACCAGGAGCACGCGGGCATCATCCGCCGCGGCGCGAAGGTCATCTACGCCTACGCCAACGCGCAGGTGCCCATGGTCACCGTGGTGCTGCGCAAGGCCTTCGGCGGCGCGTACATCGTTATGGGTTCCAAAGCCATCGGCGCCGACATGAACTTCGCCTGGCCCAGCTCGCAGATCGCGGTGCTCGGCGCGGCCGGCGCGGTGAACATCATCCACCGCCACGACCTGGCCAAAGCGCGCGACCAAGGGCGCGACGTGGAGGCTCTGCGCGCCAAGTTCATCGCCGAATACGAGGAGAGCACCGTCAACGCGAACCTCTCCCTCGAACTCGGCGCCATCGACGCGATGATCGACCCCGAGCAGACGCGCGAGGCCATCGCCGAATCGCTGCGCACCCTCGCCGGCAAACGACGGCGCAAACGCACCACCAAACACCACGGCAACCAACCATTATGA